CCCCCATTCCCCGAAACCGCTTCCGCCAGTTGTAGAACGTCGGCTCCGACACCCCATGCGCCCGGCACACGTCACCGATCGTCTTCTCCTCTCGATCGGCCTCGGCCAGGATCGCCACAATCTGCTCCTCGGTGAACCGGCTGGTCTTCACCCTCTCCTCCTTTCTCCTTCCACCTCCCGATTCTCTACTTTCAGCCGGTACGATTCCAGGGTTGCACGCCCCACCGCCCAGGATCGTCTCCATCCGCTAGGAGTCAAGCTTTACCCGCACTCAGGCCCCGCACGGGCCGTTGTACATGCGCCTGTAGCCTGCCCCGCGCTTTCCTTCATCCATTCCACCTCACAGCGATCCGTGTGAGCACCCACTGTCGAACGCCTGCAACCAACGCTCGGGTCTACGTACCCAAGCCGTGCTAGGGGCCCTGGTGCACAACATGTTCAACCCAGAGCAAGCCCGAGGTGATCTTGCACCGACCAGCCTATGCGCCCATCGTCCCAACGGATCTTCCACCACGTGTATCTCTGCCCGTCTTCCGCCAAAACGCAGCTCACCGGACCTTCCAAGACTACGCCAGTGGCACCATCGGGTTTGTTATCAATTCGGTTCCCACACGGAGCGTCACGCACTCGTAGTCCTTTTACGCCGGTGCCGTAAACATACACTGGGTCGCCCACTTTGAACTTGACCACAGTAAGAAGCCCCGGTGGGCTGGGCCGCTGAACCAGAAGCGTGCCCCCTACCGCATCCTTCCAGAGATTGAACTGATACGACCACTCACCTGTCTGCTCTTCTTTGAAACCCGTTGTCCATTCAACGGTTTCCTCCTGGTTTGGATCAAGGGTGACATGTTTCGCTGAGAAGGTAACTGGGCTAGCCGAAGGTGATGTCCCGGGTCTCCACACATTCAAGCTTACAGGGAAGGTATGACGCACGGTGCCCGTGTTCTTCACTCTGCAGGAAAATGCTACCGATCTCCAGGCAAAGGCAGGACTTGGGCTCACACCCTCGCTCACAATTTGGCCAGCTTGGACAACCGAATCAAGCGTGCGGAATGAGAGGATCGCACCTTCTCCCCAGCCCGCGCTGTTCCTGGCCCGCGCTCGGAAGTAGTAAGTCTTGCCAGGCTGCAAACCGGTGAGCCGGAAGCTGAAGCTGTTCCCGGATACGGTGACCTGGTTCGTCGAACCATCTGAGCACGCGGAAGTGGTGCCCCAGTCAAACCTCCTTTCAACGATGCTGGCTCCACCGTCATTGATGATCGCCCCGTGGAGGATGGCGGATGTCTCTGTCGGGTCTGTAGCCACCCTTGTTTCTACAGAGGGAAGGCGGATGACGTCTTCCTCCAGGAAGACCGCCTTGTACGTTGCCTTCCCAGGTGGGATAGTTACGGTCCCGGTCCAATCCCTATACCCGGTCTTGGTCACCCTCAGAGCGTGATCTCCTGCCATTAGGTTGTCGATCCGCAAGTAACCCGATGGTGGAGTCACTCCTCTATATTGACCGTCAACATATACGGCTGCTTCTTTAAGGACAGATCCAAGCCGTAAGTCCGCCGCCTCGACAAACAGTGTCCCGGTCTGCTGCGGTGGGCTTACGGCTTGGAATTGTTTCGAGAGCTCGTTGTTATCTCCGCTTTTTTCCAAGACCTTGTTATCTGGATCGACCACAGCCTTGATTGTGTGCGGATTGGTGTCAGAGGGCCACTTCACAGCCTGCCATTCGGACGTATGAACGCCGCCCGCCACCACCCCGTTGATACTCGCATGTCCGTAGTACGTGGCGTCAAAATGGAGGGCGAGGAGGAAGGGGGATGTGACATCGGCCTGACCTTGGTTCCGAATTCTTACACCAAGGGTGGTGTAGTCTGAAGCAACCGGAGGGCTCGGTACAGTCCAGATATCTTCAACAATCAAGTCCGGGAGTCGCGTATAGACCGTAAGCACCTCGGCCGGGGAAGGTTTGCGCTCGAGGAGACTCCCGCCCACAGAGTCCCTCCACAGCCCGAACTGGTAGTTCCAATCCCCAGTTTGATCGGAAGCGAACGTGTACGTAGCGAGCTGTACAACCTGTTGCTGGCCAGGATCCAGAGTGATCTGCTTGGATGTGTCAATGATGGCTGCGTCGATCGATGACCCCACCTTCCACACGCTCAGGCCGACCATAAACGTGTGGCGAGCCCCACTCGTGTTCCTCACCGTACAGCTGAAGCCCACTTGTTGGCCAACTTGGGCTGGGCTGGGAGGATTCACGCTAGTGCTTGTTATCTCGCCGGTGACACTCCCTTGCGTAAGGAAAGACCAGGAGTACGCGGCACTTGGGTTCCCG
This is a stretch of genomic DNA from Candidatus Acetothermia bacterium. It encodes these proteins:
- a CDS encoding transposase, producing the protein MKTSRFTEEQIVAILAEADREEKTIGDVCRAHGVSEPTFYNWRKRFRGMG